In Hamadaea flava, a genomic segment contains:
- a CDS encoding EF-hand domain-containing protein: MSTTLLDLKLDRAFGHLDVNANGHIEHDDVVALVARLVAGFRETPASPKSKAVADGFEEFWQSLLVAVDADGDRRLTPEEWNTGMVRAFVDADSGFDRHFRPAVEAVLRLADADDDEKLGIDEFQTMQKAFGTRPADAQEAFDHLDADGDGALTVEELITAARRYYTGQGGAAGDWLFGKIG; the protein is encoded by the coding sequence ATGAGCACCACGCTGCTGGATCTCAAGCTGGACCGGGCGTTCGGGCACCTGGACGTCAACGCCAACGGCCACATCGAACACGACGACGTCGTGGCCCTGGTCGCCCGGCTGGTCGCCGGCTTCCGGGAGACGCCGGCGAGCCCGAAGTCGAAGGCGGTGGCCGACGGCTTCGAGGAGTTCTGGCAGTCGCTGCTGGTCGCGGTGGATGCCGACGGAGATCGGCGGCTGACGCCCGAGGAGTGGAACACCGGGATGGTCCGGGCCTTCGTCGACGCCGACAGCGGATTCGACCGCCATTTCCGGCCCGCCGTCGAAGCGGTCCTGCGCCTCGCCGACGCCGACGACGACGAGAAACTCGGCATTGACGAATTTCAGACAATGCAGAAGGCGTTCGGCACCCGGCCGGCGGATGCTCAGGAGGCTTTCGACCATCTCGACGCCGACGGTGACGGCGCGCTGACGGTCGAGGAATTGATAACGGCCGCCCGTCGTTACTACACGGGTCAGGGCGGGGCGGCCGGGGACTGGCTGTTCGGAAAGATCGGCTGA
- a CDS encoding ABC transporter substrate-binding protein, whose product MTKVSRRAALGGGLALVAAPFLSAGFPAAAARPRTESGMQGPVRLGVLTHSAGPLAAYAQRQLLGVRTRADQVNAAGGHGSAPEIELLVREAGADEKAAAAAASAVLDEGVHAVIVATAPWLADAVGGQCTLGCVPVLTPATGIVPTSPYAFQSAPSAAQVLRTLMGAAKKAGLAKLAHLATDKLAAPPVVDLVQTEAANQGLSIAGFEPVPVEATDLKDAVGKLVAAKPDALVISALPPQSGAAVRDARAAGWTGPILLTPEGVHPTFHSTAGDAADGVQAVSPWLPAADSAPDSVSNLATVRRFAEAFAPNGPANPAAGFGADAVALTHQVFLGHRDRKMAREQLENACCVGVCGVYNLTAADHSGLADDALTVLTSKAGKWTI is encoded by the coding sequence ATGACGAAGGTGTCCCGGCGAGCCGCCCTCGGCGGTGGGCTCGCGCTCGTGGCCGCGCCGTTCCTGTCGGCCGGGTTCCCGGCGGCGGCTGCGCGACCGCGTACGGAGTCGGGCATGCAGGGACCGGTACGCCTCGGCGTCCTCACGCATTCGGCCGGGCCGCTGGCCGCGTACGCCCAACGGCAGCTGCTCGGTGTGCGTACGCGGGCGGATCAGGTCAACGCCGCCGGGGGACACGGGTCGGCCCCCGAGATCGAGCTGCTCGTACGCGAAGCGGGCGCGGACGAGAAGGCGGCCGCCGCGGCGGCTTCGGCGGTGCTGGACGAAGGCGTGCACGCCGTCATCGTCGCGACCGCGCCCTGGTTGGCCGACGCGGTCGGCGGTCAGTGCACGCTCGGCTGCGTACCGGTGCTGACTCCCGCGACGGGGATCGTCCCGACCAGCCCGTACGCCTTCCAGTCCGCGCCTTCGGCGGCACAGGTTCTGCGTACGCTGATGGGCGCGGCCAAGAAGGCCGGGCTGGCCAAGCTCGCCCACCTCGCGACGGACAAGCTGGCCGCGCCGCCCGTCGTCGACCTCGTCCAGACCGAGGCGGCCAACCAGGGACTGAGCATCGCCGGGTTCGAGCCCGTGCCCGTCGAGGCGACCGATCTGAAGGATGCCGTGGGCAAGCTCGTCGCCGCCAAGCCGGACGCGTTGGTGATCAGCGCACTCCCACCGCAGAGCGGGGCGGCTGTCCGGGACGCGCGCGCGGCGGGTTGGACCGGCCCGATCCTGCTCACGCCGGAAGGCGTGCACCCCACGTTCCACTCGACCGCGGGGGACGCTGCCGACGGCGTACAAGCTGTGAGTCCATGGCTGCCCGCCGCGGATTCGGCGCCGGACAGCGTGTCGAATCTCGCCACGGTCCGGCGGTTCGCGGAGGCGTTCGCGCCGAACGGGCCCGCGAACCCGGCGGCCGGATTCGGCGCGGACGCCGTGGCGCTGACGCATCAGGTGTTTCTTGGGCATCGCGACCGGAAGATGGCCCGCGAACAGTTGGAGAACGCCTGCTGCGTGGGGGTTTGCGGGGTCTACAACCTGACCGCCGCCGATCACAGCGGGCTGGCCGATGACGCCCTGACGGTTCTCACTTCGAAAGCGGGGAAGTGGACCATCTGA
- a CDS encoding class F sortase, translated as MTWPSRPGGPGTGRQRPGPRSGTAFRIGWWLACVALVGLGGWGTGLLIGAADKPGTPPPLPAQVLALPSGGLEPPDRGPGPLTRSTPRKIVIPRIGLRAWIEEIGLRPDGAIETPSFERANHASWYKLGPSPGEAGAAVVIGHVDSRKSVAVFYYLTRLRPGEEIEIERADRTTAIFTIEVMQSFPKADFPTDRVYAGGPVPELRLITCGGRYDATSHSYSDNIVVFARLTGVRPPPPPQV; from the coding sequence GTGACCTGGCCTAGCCGACCCGGCGGACCGGGGACCGGGCGGCAGCGACCCGGTCCCCGATCCGGCACCGCCTTCCGGATCGGCTGGTGGCTGGCCTGCGTCGCGCTCGTCGGACTCGGCGGCTGGGGCACCGGCCTGCTGATCGGCGCGGCCGACAAGCCAGGTACGCCGCCCCCGCTCCCGGCCCAGGTGCTCGCGCTGCCGTCAGGCGGCCTCGAGCCGCCCGACCGCGGGCCGGGCCCGCTGACCCGGTCGACCCCACGAAAGATCGTCATCCCCAGGATCGGGCTGCGCGCCTGGATCGAGGAGATCGGGCTGCGCCCGGACGGAGCGATCGAGACACCCTCGTTCGAGCGGGCCAACCACGCCTCCTGGTACAAGCTCGGGCCCAGTCCGGGTGAGGCAGGCGCGGCGGTCGTGATCGGCCACGTCGACTCCCGCAAGAGCGTCGCGGTCTTCTACTACCTGACGCGGCTGCGCCCGGGGGAGGAGATCGAGATCGAGCGAGCGGACCGTACGACGGCGATCTTCACGATCGAGGTCATGCAGTCCTTCCCCAAGGCGGACTTCCCGACCGACCGCGTGTACGCCGGTGGCCCGGTGCCCGAGCTGCGGCTCATCACCTGCGGCGGGCGCTACGACGCCACGTCCCACTCATACTCCGACAACATCGTGGTCTTCGCCCGGCTGACCGGCGTACGCCCACCCCCGCCACCCCAAGTCTGA
- a CDS encoding DUF2203 domain-containing protein, translating into MFTLEEARRRYAEVRPRIDELIDARADLAELTADLAADGASPLGGRAEAKALEARLHALLEEIAEQDIQVKGYAPVLLDFPGVRDGRAVLWCWLEGDDDIEWYHRVDCGFPGRRPV; encoded by the coding sequence GTGTTCACGCTGGAGGAGGCCCGTCGCCGGTACGCCGAGGTCCGTCCGCGCATCGACGAGCTGATCGACGCCCGAGCCGACCTGGCCGAGCTGACCGCCGACCTCGCCGCCGACGGGGCGAGTCCGCTGGGCGGACGCGCCGAGGCGAAGGCGCTGGAGGCGCGGCTGCACGCCCTGCTGGAGGAGATCGCCGAGCAGGACATCCAGGTCAAGGGCTACGCCCCGGTGCTGCTCGACTTCCCGGGCGTACGCGACGGCCGGGCGGTCCTGTGGTGCTGGCTCGAAGGCGACGACGACATCGAGTGGTACCACCGGGTCGACTGCGGATTCCCGGGCCGGCGTCCCGTCTGA
- a CDS encoding AAA family ATPase, giving the protein MTLEKPDYLHGRDREWATLSAFATDPAMGARLALVYGRRRQGKTMLLEALARAGGGFVFTGLPLTARQNLVRLSRAYAAFTGEVATAFADWEQAVDALMRLGERSDQPCLVVLDEFQYLMDGEPALPGFIQLALEPLGRAQTRSRTRLVLCGSALHVMRGLLGGSAPLRGRASREVMIRPFGFRDSADFWDLSADPQLAFQTHALLGGTPAYRGMAGAAPSSVQDFGRWVAEAPLADTSALFREGAVILHEDPELSDVGLYYAVLGAIARGSCRRGEIAAALGRSDQSLAHPLTVLEHTQLIERVDDAFRQRRPVYRITEPVIRLHQLLIAPHEPELVGGAAQQVWEENADTVTSKIYGPHFEEIARQWALWHASPETLGARASAVLSATLACRLHQQGHELDVVAIRRQPYDRDAVLAIGEVKSTAKPVGDGDLERLDHLRELIPADRYEEPPRLLLFARHGFTRELRQSAASRRDVELVDAERLYTGG; this is encoded by the coding sequence GTGACTCTGGAGAAGCCGGACTATCTGCACGGCCGGGATCGGGAGTGGGCGACGTTGAGTGCGTTCGCGACCGACCCGGCGATGGGCGCTCGGTTGGCCCTCGTCTACGGCCGTCGCCGGCAGGGGAAGACGATGCTGCTCGAAGCGTTGGCCCGCGCCGGTGGAGGCTTCGTCTTCACCGGATTGCCGCTGACCGCCCGGCAGAACCTCGTGCGCCTCAGCCGGGCGTACGCAGCGTTCACCGGCGAGGTGGCCACCGCATTCGCCGATTGGGAACAGGCAGTGGACGCGCTCATGCGACTTGGCGAACGCTCCGACCAGCCCTGCCTGGTCGTCCTTGATGAGTTCCAGTACCTCATGGATGGCGAACCCGCGTTGCCGGGCTTCATCCAGCTCGCCCTGGAGCCGTTGGGCCGGGCGCAGACCCGCAGCCGGACACGGTTAGTCCTCTGTGGCAGCGCGCTGCACGTCATGCGGGGCCTTCTCGGCGGCTCGGCGCCCCTACGCGGCAGGGCCAGCCGGGAGGTCATGATCCGGCCGTTCGGATTCCGCGACTCGGCGGACTTCTGGGATCTGAGTGCTGATCCGCAGCTGGCCTTTCAGACGCACGCCCTGCTCGGTGGTACGCCGGCGTACCGGGGAATGGCGGGAGCGGCCCCGTCTTCCGTCCAGGACTTCGGGCGGTGGGTCGCTGAGGCTCCGCTGGCAGACACGTCGGCCTTGTTCCGCGAGGGCGCAGTCATCCTCCATGAAGACCCGGAACTGTCGGACGTCGGTCTCTACTACGCCGTGCTAGGCGCCATCGCGCGTGGCTCGTGCCGTCGCGGCGAGATTGCCGCCGCCTTGGGGCGTAGTGACCAGTCCCTCGCGCATCCGCTCACTGTGCTCGAACACACTCAGCTCATCGAGCGGGTGGACGACGCGTTCCGGCAGCGCCGTCCGGTCTATCGGATCACCGAACCGGTCATCAGGCTGCATCAACTCCTGATCGCGCCGCACGAGCCCGAGCTGGTGGGTGGGGCGGCGCAACAGGTCTGGGAGGAGAACGCCGACACGGTCACGTCGAAGATCTATGGGCCTCACTTCGAGGAGATCGCGCGGCAATGGGCGCTGTGGCATGCCTCGCCGGAGACGCTCGGGGCCCGCGCCAGCGCCGTCCTCTCCGCCACCCTCGCCTGCCGGCTCCATCAGCAGGGCCACGAACTCGACGTCGTCGCGATCCGCCGCCAGCCTTATGACCGGGACGCCGTGCTGGCGATCGGGGAGGTCAAGAGCACGGCGAAACCGGTCGGCGACGGTGACCTCGAACGGCTTGACCACTTGCGCGAGCTGATCCCAGCCGACCGGTACGAGGAGCCGCCCCGACTGCTCCTATTCGCTCGGCATGGATTCACCCGTGAACTGCGGCAATCCGCAGCGTCGCGGCGGGACGTCGAGCTGGTCGACGCGGAGAGGCTCTACACCGGAGGGTGA
- a CDS encoding Rv0909 family putative TA system antitoxin, producing MGILDKAKEMLGMDGDDTQNAADDAKDKASDAGGGLTDKAKDAAGGMTDKAKAGVDKAADAADSATGGKFSDKIDGGADAAKSGIDKMGGDS from the coding sequence ATGGGCATTCTCGACAAGGCCAAGGAAATGCTCGGCATGGACGGCGACGACACGCAGAACGCGGCCGACGACGCCAAGGACAAGGCGAGCGACGCCGGCGGCGGCCTGACCGACAAGGCGAAGGACGCTGCGGGCGGAATGACCGACAAGGCCAAGGCCGGTGTCGACAAGGCAGCGGACGCGGCCGACAGCGCCACCGGCGGCAAGTTCTCCGACAAGATCGACGGCGGCGCGGACGCCGCCAAGTCCGGCATCGACAAGATGGGCGGCGACTCGTAG
- a CDS encoding 2'-5' RNA ligase family protein translates to MVAALELYLDPVATQRVRNVWDALEAAGVPTLRDLTHRKHRPHLSLTGADRLDPDAVVAALGGLTAAPPLRVSLDYIGQFLGRVLWLGPVPTPELLAHHAAVHERLAAAGIETSELYRPGRWVPHCTLSMRVPLAKLTEALRLCLDVLPIEATITGAAVADHARGLYTPL, encoded by the coding sequence ATGGTCGCCGCGCTCGAGCTGTATCTGGACCCGGTCGCGACCCAACGCGTACGAAATGTGTGGGATGCCCTGGAAGCCGCCGGCGTGCCGACGCTGCGGGACCTGACCCACCGCAAGCATCGCCCGCACCTCTCCCTGACCGGCGCCGACCGGCTGGACCCGGACGCGGTCGTGGCCGCACTGGGCGGGCTGACCGCGGCGCCGCCGCTGCGCGTGAGCCTGGACTACATCGGACAGTTTCTGGGCCGGGTGCTGTGGCTCGGCCCGGTGCCCACGCCGGAACTGCTGGCGCACCACGCCGCGGTCCACGAGCGGCTGGCCGCGGCCGGGATCGAAACCTCCGAGCTGTACCGACCGGGCCGCTGGGTTCCACACTGCACACTGTCCATGCGGGTACCGCTGGCGAAGCTGACCGAGGCGCTGCGGCTGTGCCTCGACGTGCTGCCGATCGAGGCGACGATCACCGGCGCGGCGGTAGCCGACCACGCACGCGGCCTCTACACGCCGCTGTGA
- a CDS encoding Lrp/AsnC family transcriptional regulator has protein sequence MDPVDWHILDELQRDARLSFNELSRRVNLSSPAVAERVRRLQETGVITGYHAHVDLATAGRQATALIRMHCYGPTCLLREPAVADWPEVLQMHRVSGDACCALKVSVASMADLEHFIDRLAGYGRPSTAMILSSPITWRPVTPLP, from the coding sequence GTGGACCCAGTGGATTGGCATATTCTGGACGAACTGCAGCGTGACGCCCGGCTCTCGTTCAACGAACTGTCCCGGCGGGTGAACCTCTCCTCGCCCGCCGTCGCCGAGCGCGTACGCCGTCTGCAGGAGACCGGGGTGATCACCGGCTACCACGCCCACGTCGACCTCGCCACGGCCGGACGGCAGGCGACGGCGCTCATCCGGATGCACTGCTACGGGCCGACCTGCCTGCTCCGGGAACCCGCCGTCGCCGACTGGCCCGAGGTACTCCAGATGCATCGGGTCAGCGGCGACGCCTGCTGCGCGCTCAAGGTCTCCGTGGCGTCGATGGCCGACCTCGAACACTTCATCGACCGGCTCGCCGGTTACGGGCGCCCCTCCACCGCGATGATCCTGTCCAGCCCGATCACCTGGCGACCGGTCACGCCGCTCCCTTGA
- a CDS encoding DivIVA domain-containing protein, translated as MTRQTEPGDGYEDDGLFRTVMFGYDRAQVDDYVNAICDELQVLSVAVKRLAPVEEELAAAHVELRRLQGQVSATTPSATASARITHMLRIAEEEAAALRGEADEALTKARQDADVIRRDAELDTEHVAAARRRENQRAREDIIAGARAEAARILSDANVRGGNLAVSAIIATNGHNGSVNGSVNGSVGGCPPKSPSRAGSPNAGPMSAGPVSAVPADGSANGPVHGVAKMPAKKNAAKRRTESP; from the coding sequence ATGACGCGGCAGACCGAACCCGGCGACGGGTACGAGGACGACGGACTGTTCCGGACGGTGATGTTCGGCTACGACCGCGCCCAGGTGGACGATTACGTGAACGCGATCTGCGACGAGCTGCAGGTGCTCTCGGTCGCCGTGAAGCGGCTCGCTCCGGTCGAGGAGGAGCTGGCGGCGGCGCACGTCGAGCTGCGGCGGCTACAGGGCCAGGTCTCGGCGACCACGCCCAGCGCGACGGCCAGTGCCCGGATCACGCACATGCTGCGGATCGCCGAGGAAGAGGCGGCCGCGCTGCGGGGCGAGGCCGACGAGGCGCTGACCAAGGCCCGCCAGGACGCCGACGTGATCCGCCGGGACGCGGAGCTGGACACCGAGCATGTCGCGGCGGCGCGCCGCCGGGAGAATCAGCGTGCTCGGGAGGACATCATCGCCGGAGCGCGCGCCGAGGCGGCCCGAATACTGTCCGACGCGAACGTGCGCGGCGGGAATCTCGCCGTCAGCGCGATCATCGCCACCAACGGGCACAACGGCTCCGTCAACGGTTCAGTGAACGGCTCGGTCGGCGGCTGCCCGCCCAAGAGCCCGTCGAGGGCCGGCTCGCCCAACGCCGGGCCGATGAGTGCGGGGCCGGTAAGCGCCGTGCCCGCGGACGGTTCCGCGAACGGGCCGGTGCACGGCGTCGCCAAGATGCCGGCGAAGAAGAACGCGGCGAAGAGGCGTACGGAGTCGCCGTAG
- the kynU gene encoding kynureninase has translation MDDLLTRAQALDAADPLAEYRARFFYPEQEPDLIYLDGNSLGRPPLATRERLIKLLDEEWGADLVRGWDRWITLARDAGDTLATGVLGVEPGEVLLCDTASVNLYKLAVAACEARPGRSVIITDDDNFPSDQYVLQGVAAARGMRLEVIKTDLDLGVTADQVRAAIAACPADDVALISLQHVAYRSGAIADMAAITRAAHDGGAIMLWDLCHAAGAVPTPLRDSGADLAIGCTYKHLNGGPGAPGFLYVRRDLQESLRQPIWGWFGQANQFDMGFDYDPVPTVERFLVSSTPVMGGYAAWEGAKLTAEAGVDRIAAKGAQLGQYAIELFDEWLAPLGLRLASPRDPARRGAHVTLHHEAAWQICQAWKAAGVIPDFRTPDRLRIGFAPLYTTFAEVHEAFARLRTIVAASSHLAFPVTRSRIT, from the coding sequence GTGGATGACCTCCTGACCCGCGCCCAGGCCCTCGACGCCGCCGACCCGCTGGCCGAGTACCGCGCACGATTCTTCTACCCCGAGCAAGAGCCCGACCTGATCTACCTCGACGGCAACTCGCTCGGCCGCCCGCCGCTGGCCACCCGGGAACGGCTGATCAAACTGCTCGACGAGGAGTGGGGCGCCGACCTGGTCCGCGGCTGGGATCGCTGGATCACCTTGGCCCGCGACGCCGGAGACACCCTGGCGACCGGCGTACTGGGCGTCGAGCCGGGCGAGGTGCTGCTGTGCGACACCGCCAGCGTCAACCTCTACAAGCTGGCCGTCGCCGCTTGCGAGGCCCGGCCCGGCCGCTCGGTGATCATCACCGACGACGACAACTTCCCGTCGGACCAGTACGTGCTCCAGGGCGTCGCGGCGGCGCGCGGGATGCGGCTGGAGGTGATCAAGACCGATCTCGACCTCGGCGTCACCGCCGACCAGGTACGCGCGGCGATCGCCGCCTGCCCCGCCGACGACGTCGCGTTGATCAGCCTGCAGCATGTGGCGTACCGCTCAGGAGCGATCGCGGACATGGCGGCGATCACGCGGGCCGCGCACGACGGGGGCGCGATCATGCTCTGGGACCTGTGCCACGCGGCCGGCGCGGTGCCGACGCCGCTGCGGGACTCGGGCGCGGACCTGGCCATCGGCTGCACGTATAAGCATCTCAACGGCGGTCCTGGCGCCCCTGGTTTCCTGTACGTCCGGCGCGATCTCCAGGAATCGCTGCGCCAGCCGATCTGGGGCTGGTTCGGGCAGGCCAACCAGTTCGACATGGGCTTCGACTACGACCCAGTGCCCACTGTGGAGCGTTTCCTGGTCAGCTCGACCCCGGTGATGGGCGGGTACGCCGCCTGGGAGGGTGCGAAGCTGACCGCCGAGGCGGGCGTCGATCGGATCGCGGCGAAGGGCGCCCAGCTCGGCCAGTACGCGATCGAGCTGTTCGACGAGTGGCTGGCGCCGCTGGGCCTGCGGTTGGCGAGTCCCCGCGACCCGGCTCGGCGTGGGGCCCACGTGACGCTGCATCACGAGGCGGCCTGGCAGATCTGTCAGGCGTGGAAGGCCGCGGGCGTGATCCCCGACTTCCGTACGCCGGACCGGCTCCGGATCGGTTTCGCTCCGCTCTACACGACCTTCGCCGAGGTGCACGAGGCGTTCGCCCGGCTGCGGACGATCGTGGCCGCCTCCTCCCACCTCGCTTTCCCCGTTACTCGCTCCCGCATCACCTGA
- a CDS encoding zinc-binding alcohol dehydrogenase family protein, producing MESMTAWEVARPGPMRTGPLRLTEHPIPEPGPGELLIRVSVCAVCRTDLHVTEGDLPPHRTPVVPGHEIVGEVVGLGSEARGFAVGDRAGVAWLRHTCGECAYCRRGAENLCPNSRYTGWDADGGYAQYAVAPADYAYHLPQNYPDDEVAPLLCAGIIGYRALRLSDLPPGGVLGVYGFGGSAHLTAQLAIALGARVHVMTRSKAAQELALSLGATSATGAGERPPERLDSAILFAPVGDLVPVALAALDRGGTLAVAGIHLSDIPPLGYEQHLFYERTLRSVTANTRDDGREFLSLAARHRLRVHTIGYALSHADRALTDLAEDRVDGVAVLHA from the coding sequence ATGGAGTCGATGACCGCCTGGGAGGTCGCACGGCCGGGGCCGATGCGTACCGGGCCGCTGCGGCTGACCGAGCACCCGATTCCCGAGCCCGGCCCGGGTGAGCTGCTCATCCGGGTCAGCGTCTGCGCGGTGTGCCGGACCGATCTGCACGTCACCGAGGGCGACCTGCCGCCGCACCGGACCCCGGTGGTGCCGGGGCACGAGATCGTCGGCGAAGTCGTCGGACTGGGATCGGAAGCTCGCGGGTTCGCGGTCGGCGATCGAGCCGGGGTCGCCTGGCTGCGCCACACCTGTGGCGAGTGCGCGTACTGCCGGCGGGGTGCGGAGAATCTGTGCCCCAACTCCCGCTACACCGGCTGGGACGCCGACGGCGGATACGCGCAGTACGCCGTCGCTCCGGCCGACTATGCGTACCACCTGCCGCAGAACTATCCGGACGACGAAGTCGCGCCGCTGCTGTGCGCCGGGATCATCGGCTACCGGGCGCTGCGGTTGAGCGATCTGCCGCCGGGCGGCGTACTGGGGGTCTATGGGTTCGGCGGGTCAGCGCATCTCACGGCGCAACTCGCCATCGCGCTCGGCGCGCGCGTACACGTCATGACGCGGTCCAAGGCCGCTCAGGAACTCGCGCTCTCGCTCGGTGCCACGTCCGCGACCGGCGCCGGCGAACGACCGCCGGAACGGCTGGACTCCGCGATCCTCTTCGCCCCGGTCGGGGATCTGGTCCCCGTCGCGCTGGCGGCGCTCGATCGCGGTGGCACCCTTGCCGTCGCAGGCATCCATCTCAGCGACATTCCGCCGTTGGGCTACGAGCAGCACCTCTTCTACGAGCGCACGCTGCGCAGCGTCACGGCGAACACCCGGGACGACGGCCGCGAGTTCCTCTCCCTCGCGGCGCGGCACCGGCTCCGCGTCCACACCATCGGGTACGCGTTGAGCCACGCGGATCGGGCGTTGACCGATCTGGCGGAGGACCGCGTCGACGGTGTCGCGGTCCTGCACGCCTGA
- a CDS encoding DUF6343 family protein, whose amino-acid sequence MSEPRNARSALNLRLVLASFGLIFTLPLAVWTALAGYPVPAILLGALAVIAFVDLIVIQARRRRRHREEPPGTHHSLFE is encoded by the coding sequence ATGTCCGAGCCGCGCAACGCGAGGAGCGCGCTGAACCTGCGGCTGGTGCTGGCCAGTTTCGGGCTCATCTTCACGTTGCCGCTGGCTGTCTGGACGGCGTTGGCGGGCTACCCAGTTCCGGCTATTCTGCTAGGCGCGCTGGCGGTGATCGCCTTCGTCGACCTGATCGTGATTCAGGCGCGCCGCCGTCGACGGCACCGCGAGGAACCGCCCGGCACGCATCACTCGCTGTTCGAATAG
- a CDS encoding DUF4193 domain-containing protein, whose protein sequence is MATVTDYDAPRRSLGEVEEDSLEELKSRRTSAQSPSVDVDETEAAEGFELPGADLSDEELTVTVVPMRTDEFRCSRCFLVHHRSQLAKQKGDELICSECA, encoded by the coding sequence ATGGCCACAGTGACTGATTACGACGCCCCTCGGCGTTCCCTCGGTGAGGTCGAGGAGGACAGCCTGGAGGAACTCAAGTCGCGTCGCACGTCGGCCCAGTCGCCGTCGGTGGATGTCGACGAGACCGAGGCAGCGGAGGGCTTCGAGCTTCCGGGGGCAGACCTCTCGGACGAGGAGCTGACCGTGACGGTCGTCCCGATGCGGACGGATGAGTTCCGCTGCTCGCGGTGCTTCTTGGTGCACCACCGCAGCCAGCTCGCCAAGCAGAAGGGCGACGAGCTGATCTGCTCCGAGTGCGCCTGA
- a CDS encoding tryptophan 2,3-dioxygenase, whose translation MVYGRRGSGPKVEFEGTTPYADYTHIETLLSLQTPRTQSPAEYSFIVATQVMELLFTLLRHEWETARTQLDADDVRAATRTLRRSIGAQDVLISSWQLLATLTPNEFGEFRDAFGEASGFQSYGYRHLEFLLGNKRPGMVCPHAEMPSVVADLEKQLAEPSLDDAAKAAVARRGTSWLEIYSGSKQPDLYELGEVLMEVAERFIRWRQLHLTAVWRVMGDKPGSGGSAGASWLAKTVHDRPFPDLWAVRNEL comes from the coding sequence ATGGTCTACGGCAGACGAGGTAGCGGCCCCAAGGTGGAGTTCGAGGGAACCACCCCCTACGCGGACTACACCCACATCGAGACGCTGCTCTCCCTCCAGACCCCGCGGACGCAGAGCCCGGCGGAGTACTCCTTCATCGTCGCGACGCAGGTGATGGAGCTGCTGTTCACGCTGCTGCGCCACGAGTGGGAGACGGCGCGCACACAGCTCGACGCGGACGACGTGCGCGCCGCGACGAGGACGTTGCGCCGGTCGATCGGCGCGCAGGACGTGCTGATCAGTTCCTGGCAGCTGCTCGCCACGCTGACGCCGAACGAGTTCGGGGAGTTCCGGGACGCCTTCGGCGAGGCTTCCGGTTTCCAGTCCTACGGGTACCGGCACCTGGAGTTCCTGCTCGGCAACAAGCGGCCCGGGATGGTCTGCCCGCACGCGGAGATGCCGTCGGTCGTCGCCGATCTGGAGAAGCAGCTGGCCGAGCCCAGCCTCGACGACGCCGCGAAGGCCGCGGTCGCCCGGCGCGGCACGAGTTGGCTCGAAATCTACAGTGGATCGAAACAGCCCGATCTCTACGAGCTGGGCGAGGTGCTGATGGAGGTCGCCGAACGCTTCATCCGGTGGCGTCAGTTGCATCTCACTGCGGTCTGGCGAGTCATGGGCGACAAGCCCGGCAGCGGTGGCTCGGCCGGCGCGAGCTGGCTCGCGAAAACGGTCCATGACCGGCCGTTTCCCGATCTCTGGGCCGTTCGCAACGAGCTGTAG